In one Saccharibacillus brassicae genomic region, the following are encoded:
- a CDS encoding extracellular solute-binding protein encodes MKTGRRKGAAALSGVLLFSMLASACQSGGTTETASETGGSVSKDGFPIVEEPITLSVFSPSADMAPWDTMPVIQEMEKLSNIKVEFQTAPIDSFPTKKNLVFASGDLPDMLYAADITPAEQVSYGTQGQLVPLEDLIDNYAPNLKKILDENPNVRKSITTTDGHIYALPFIDTTAVWYRGPMWYNGEFLEKLGVEEPKTTDELYAYLKKVKTEDPNGNGKADEIPLTSVKLDDLRMYFLGFWGMYNEVYYADKDGKVHYTPQEEGYKGYLTFLNKLWNEDLLDHETFSQTDEQKKAKGAKNQLALFSDYYPYFTLGGTEETMQDPMMTPVASEIAGTPVYGKHPGMSSNGNFAITVTNPNPEASMRWIDYQYGYDGATLWTQGPRGKMWDYVDEATHEKKFLDVPGGGDREEYRATLTPNYGIVTPGVNIPELTNGLRSEVEDWVVKQNEEKLVPIAKIPFPNVYLTNDAQTEVSALLSDMNTYVEQMEAKFVTGQEPMSNWDSYVAQLKKMGSDRIVEIYQEAYDQWNSENAQ; translated from the coding sequence ATGAAAACGGGTCGTAGAAAAGGGGCAGCCGCGCTGTCCGGGGTATTGTTGTTCTCGATGCTGGCATCCGCCTGCCAATCCGGCGGAACGACGGAAACGGCGTCGGAGACCGGCGGAAGCGTAAGCAAGGACGGGTTCCCGATCGTGGAAGAACCGATTACGCTGAGCGTGTTCTCGCCGAGCGCCGATATGGCGCCGTGGGACACGATGCCGGTCATCCAGGAGATGGAGAAACTGTCCAACATCAAAGTCGAGTTCCAGACGGCGCCGATCGACAGCTTCCCGACGAAGAAAAATCTCGTGTTCGCAAGCGGCGATCTGCCCGACATGCTGTACGCCGCCGACATCACGCCGGCTGAGCAGGTCAGCTACGGCACGCAGGGGCAGCTTGTGCCGCTGGAAGATTTGATCGACAATTACGCGCCCAATCTCAAAAAAATCCTCGACGAAAACCCGAACGTGCGCAAATCGATCACGACGACGGACGGCCATATCTACGCGCTGCCGTTTATCGATACGACAGCGGTCTGGTACCGCGGCCCGATGTGGTACAACGGCGAATTCCTGGAAAAGCTGGGCGTCGAAGAACCGAAAACGACCGACGAACTGTACGCTTACCTGAAAAAAGTCAAAACGGAAGATCCGAACGGAAACGGCAAAGCCGACGAAATTCCGCTGACTTCGGTCAAGCTGGACGATCTGCGCATGTACTTCCTCGGCTTCTGGGGCATGTACAACGAAGTGTATTACGCGGACAAAGACGGCAAAGTGCATTACACGCCGCAGGAAGAAGGCTATAAAGGCTATCTGACCTTCCTGAACAAGCTGTGGAACGAAGATCTGCTGGACCACGAGACGTTCTCGCAAACGGACGAACAGAAAAAAGCCAAAGGCGCGAAAAACCAGCTGGCGCTGTTCAGCGATTACTACCCGTACTTCACGCTCGGCGGAACCGAAGAAACGATGCAGGACCCGATGATGACGCCGGTAGCGAGCGAAATCGCCGGTACGCCGGTCTACGGCAAACATCCGGGCATGTCGTCCAACGGCAACTTCGCCATTACGGTCACCAATCCGAATCCGGAAGCGAGCATGCGCTGGATCGATTACCAATACGGCTATGACGGCGCGACGCTGTGGACGCAAGGACCGCGCGGCAAAATGTGGGACTACGTCGACGAAGCGACGCACGAGAAGAAATTCCTCGACGTGCCGGGCGGCGGCGACCGCGAAGAATACCGCGCGACGCTGACGCCGAACTACGGCATCGTGACGCCGGGCGTCAACATTCCCGAACTGACGAACGGCCTGCGCAGCGAAGTCGAAGACTGGGTCGTGAAGCAAAACGAAGAGAAGCTGGTGCCGATCGCCAAAATTCCGTTCCCGAACGTGTATCTGACGAACGACGCGCAGACGGAAGTGTCCGCGCTGCTGTCCGACATGAATACGTATGTGGAGCAGATGGAAGCGAAATTCGTAACCGGACAGGAACCGATGAGCAACTGGGACAGCTACGTGGCGCAGCTCAAAAAGATGGGCAGCGACCGCATCGTGGAAATTTACCAGGAAGCGTACGACCAATGGAACAGCGAGAACGCGCAGTAA
- a CDS encoding ABC transporter permease: protein MQESAKAVLNPPAQRKSKKLLKKIVRNWQLYIFMAPALLTVIIFNYVPMYGIQIAFKNYIPALGMSASKWVGFDHFTRFFESYYFWDLMWNTFSISLYGLLIGFPLPILLALAFNELKTGPFKKTVQTVTYAPHFISMVVMAGMIITFLTPSSGMIVNLLEAIGVTPPSFLTDPRWFKTIYVLSDVWQATGWGTIIYLAALTAVDPGLHEAAILDGASRLQRIRHINFPVIIPTITILLILNMGGLLGVGYEKILLLQNPLNMEASDVIATSVYRTGLLEAQYSYSTAVGLFNSIVNAILLIVVNQVVRRTSENSLW from the coding sequence ATGCAAGAAAGCGCAAAAGCGGTGCTCAACCCGCCTGCCCAACGAAAAAGCAAAAAGCTTCTAAAGAAAATCGTGCGCAACTGGCAGCTGTACATCTTCATGGCGCCCGCGCTGCTGACAGTCATTATTTTCAACTACGTGCCGATGTACGGAATCCAGATCGCTTTCAAAAACTATATTCCGGCTCTGGGCATGTCGGCCAGCAAATGGGTAGGCTTCGATCATTTTACCCGCTTCTTCGAATCCTACTATTTCTGGGACCTCATGTGGAACACGTTCAGTATCAGCCTGTACGGCCTGTTGATCGGATTCCCGCTGCCGATTCTGCTGGCGCTGGCTTTCAACGAACTGAAGACCGGCCCGTTCAAAAAAACGGTCCAAACCGTTACATACGCGCCGCATTTCATTTCGATGGTCGTCATGGCCGGCATGATCATCACGTTCCTGACGCCGTCGAGCGGCATGATCGTCAATCTGCTCGAAGCGATCGGGGTTACGCCGCCGAGCTTCCTGACCGATCCGCGCTGGTTCAAGACGATCTACGTCCTGTCCGACGTCTGGCAGGCGACCGGCTGGGGCACGATCATCTACCTCGCCGCGCTGACCGCCGTCGATCCGGGGCTGCATGAAGCGGCGATTCTCGACGGAGCGTCGAGGCTGCAGCGTATCCGGCATATCAATTTCCCGGTGATCATCCCGACGATCACGATCCTGCTCATTTTGAACATGGGCGGACTGCTCGGGGTCGGTTACGAGAAAATTTTGCTGCTGCAAAATCCGCTCAATATGGAAGCTTCCGACGTGATCGCCACTTCCGTATACCGGACCGGCCTGTTGGAAGCCCAGTACAGTTATTCGACCGCGGTCGGTTTGTTCAACTCGATCGTCAACGCGATTCTGCTGATCGTCGTCAACCAGGTCGTGCGGCGGACGAGCGAGAACAGCTTGTGGTAA
- a CDS encoding carbohydrate ABC transporter permease yields the protein MISSIKETKQDKIFLAFVYLLLTVALIVVAYPLIYILSASISNPTIVAAGEMWLLPKDITFEGYRRVFQDPSIWNGYLNTIIYTVVGTLVNLLVTLPAAYALSRRDFVGRNLFMILFIVTMFFGGGLVPTYLVVRNLGLVDSMWALILPGATSVWNLIVCRTFFQSSIPRELQEAAEIDGCSNFRLYFRIVLPLSTALIAVMALFFGVGHWNNYFSAMIYLNQQEKYPLQLVLRQILVLQQMSAQAGTIDATMATSLNNKAEVAALVKYAVIIVATLPIIAVYPFLQRYFVQGVMIGSVKG from the coding sequence ATGATCAGCTCGATCAAGGAAACGAAACAGGACAAAATTTTTCTCGCCTTCGTGTATTTGCTGCTGACGGTAGCCCTTATCGTCGTCGCTTACCCGCTGATCTACATTCTTAGCGCTTCGATCAGCAATCCGACCATCGTGGCCGCCGGAGAAATGTGGCTGCTGCCGAAAGACATCACGTTCGAAGGGTACCGGCGGGTGTTCCAGGACCCCAGCATCTGGAACGGCTACCTGAACACGATCATCTACACCGTCGTCGGGACGCTGGTCAATCTGCTCGTGACGCTGCCGGCCGCCTATGCGCTCAGCCGCAGGGATTTTGTGGGCCGCAACCTGTTCATGATTCTGTTCATCGTCACGATGTTTTTCGGCGGCGGCCTCGTTCCGACTTATCTGGTCGTGCGCAATCTCGGCCTCGTCGACAGCATGTGGGCGTTGATTCTGCCGGGCGCGACTTCGGTCTGGAATCTGATCGTCTGCCGCACGTTTTTCCAGTCCTCGATCCCGAGGGAACTGCAGGAAGCGGCGGAAATCGACGGATGCAGCAATTTCCGCCTCTATTTCCGGATCGTGCTGCCGCTGTCGACCGCGCTCATCGCCGTTATGGCTCTCTTTTTCGGCGTCGGGCACTGGAACAATTACTTCTCCGCGATGATCTACCTGAACCAGCAGGAGAAATATCCGCTGCAGCTGGTGCTGCGCCAGATTCTCGTCCTGCAGCAGATGTCGGCGCAGGCCGGCACGATCGACGCCACGATGGCGACTTCGCTCAACAACAAAGCCGAAGTCGCCGCGCTCGTCAAATACGCCGTCATCATCGTCGCGACGCTGCCGATCATTGCCGTCTATCCGTTCCTGCAGCGCTATTTTGTGCAAGGTGTCATGATCGGTTCCGTCAAGGGCTGA
- a CDS encoding helix-turn-helix domain-containing protein, translated as MKVSVKPSYFKSRLFLKYISSYLFVLLIPLVCLTFVLYHNTASNLRAQIEQSHLNQLTQAETIVDTHLQQLNDIASRAAYDPSLSRYRVHDAYYSLEAIDALGNYKAASPIVDEMFLYFRGDPRIYSSVGMYDLDVFADKYRFKNWTADAVERDLNEVRYTTMRPADRVERASGYAQSTLVYLVPMVPNSPNPHGTLMYFVKESSLTGLIDSILGGYEGSSYIFDAEGRVLAVKSNQDEALGDQSLQSLVSLSTGTHSVKIGGVPHSVVSVKSELNGWEYVTLMPSAQFFSSVLHIRAFIVALFSIVVVFGGIGALLLARRQYSPIFQLSEFAESKPVSRGPAADPAPDTPMGELERIRSALQAYSARADLQEPYARNHFLLMLLRHGDDSVPSLGLPESFGLQFDRSRYFAMLIGREHTGGTAEEARDWQLMLTLLSEAEYPELGARLYGVELPKPDQIALIVGFDLIEDADETSQIGRIASAVYDHLQGIGRLNPSIGIGTCADGPERLSQSFIEACSAFESRTRTAEGSLAYFSDLTAESGEASWVPKTVLLKLAQSLKQGSADVAARSVAEAAQTLRAPGLSAKYMRCIGFDILNTILKTADEVGVDNLSGSIPAIEAFSSPDELEQGFLKLVDKLCEQVEEKEECETHTLMDTIVAYIDEHYADHSLSLETISHNYSISMSYFSRSFKDKVGTNFVQYIWQKRMAAAIVELTTTDEPLKEIIQRIGYQDAPNFIRKFKKETGHTPGQYRKLFSDADGSLKEKA; from the coding sequence ATGAAAGTCTCAGTCAAACCGAGCTATTTCAAATCCAGACTTTTTCTGAAATACATCTCTTCCTATCTGTTCGTTCTGCTGATTCCGCTCGTCTGCCTGACCTTCGTTCTGTACCATAATACGGCGTCCAATCTTCGCGCGCAGATCGAGCAATCCCATCTCAATCAACTGACGCAGGCCGAGACGATCGTCGACACGCATCTGCAGCAGTTGAACGATATCGCTTCGCGCGCGGCGTACGATCCGAGTCTCAGCCGCTACCGGGTCCATGACGCCTATTACAGCCTTGAAGCGATCGACGCGCTGGGCAATTACAAAGCGGCCAGCCCGATCGTGGACGAGATGTTTCTGTATTTCCGCGGCGATCCGCGTATCTATTCCAGCGTCGGCATGTACGATCTGGACGTGTTCGCGGACAAATACCGGTTCAAGAACTGGACAGCCGACGCGGTCGAGCGCGATCTCAACGAAGTCCGCTATACGACGATGCGTCCGGCGGACCGCGTCGAGCGCGCTTCCGGCTATGCGCAGTCCACGCTCGTCTACCTCGTGCCGATGGTGCCGAACAGCCCGAATCCGCACGGAACGTTAATGTATTTTGTCAAAGAATCCAGTCTCACCGGCCTGATCGATTCGATTCTCGGCGGTTACGAAGGCTCGTCTTACATTTTCGATGCCGAAGGCCGGGTTCTCGCGGTCAAAAGCAATCAGGATGAAGCGCTCGGCGATCAGTCGCTGCAATCGCTCGTCTCGCTGTCCACCGGCACGCACAGCGTGAAGATCGGCGGCGTTCCGCATTCGGTCGTCTCCGTCAAGTCCGAATTGAACGGCTGGGAATACGTCACGCTGATGCCGAGCGCGCAGTTCTTCAGCAGCGTGCTGCATATCCGGGCGTTTATCGTGGCCCTGTTCTCGATCGTCGTCGTTTTCGGGGGCATCGGCGCGCTGCTGCTCGCGCGCCGGCAGTACAGCCCGATTTTCCAACTGTCCGAATTCGCCGAATCGAAGCCGGTCTCGCGGGGTCCCGCGGCCGATCCGGCGCCCGATACGCCGATGGGCGAGCTGGAACGCATCCGCTCGGCGCTTCAGGCTTACAGCGCGCGCGCCGACCTGCAGGAGCCGTATGCGCGCAACCATTTCCTGCTCATGCTGCTGCGCCACGGAGACGATTCGGTTCCTTCGCTCGGGCTGCCGGAATCGTTTGGCCTCCAATTCGACCGCTCGCGCTATTTCGCCATGCTGATCGGCCGCGAACATACCGGCGGCACAGCCGAAGAAGCGCGCGACTGGCAGCTGATGCTCACCCTGCTGTCGGAAGCCGAATACCCGGAACTCGGAGCGCGCCTCTACGGCGTCGAACTGCCGAAGCCGGATCAGATTGCGCTGATCGTCGGCTTCGACCTTATCGAAGACGCGGACGAGACTTCGCAGATCGGCCGGATCGCAAGCGCCGTCTACGATCATCTGCAAGGGATCGGCCGCCTCAATCCGTCGATCGGCATCGGTACCTGCGCGGACGGCCCGGAACGGCTCAGCCAATCGTTTATCGAAGCGTGTTCCGCGTTCGAATCGCGCACCCGCACCGCCGAAGGCAGCCTGGCTTACTTCAGCGATCTGACCGCGGAGAGCGGCGAAGCGTCCTGGGTACCGAAAACGGTTCTGCTCAAACTGGCGCAGAGCCTCAAGCAGGGCAGCGCCGACGTCGCCGCCCGTTCGGTCGCCGAAGCGGCCCAGACGCTGCGCGCGCCGGGATTGTCCGCCAAATACATGCGCTGCATCGGCTTCGATATCCTCAATACCATTCTCAAGACCGCCGACGAAGTCGGCGTGGACAACTTGTCCGGCAGCATTCCGGCAATCGAAGCGTTCTCTTCGCCGGACGAGCTGGAACAAGGCTTCCTGAAGCTCGTGGACAAGCTGTGCGAGCAGGTCGAAGAAAAAGAAGAATGCGAGACCCATACGCTGATGGATACGATCGTTGCTTACATCGACGAGCATTACGCCGACCATTCGCTGAGCCTGGAGACGATCTCGCACAATTACTCGATCTCCATGTCGTACTTCAGCCGTTCGTTCAAAGACAAAGTCGGCACCAACTTCGTCCAATACATTTGGCAAAAGCGCATGGCTGCCGCGATCGTCGAACTGACGACGACCGACGAGCCGCTCAAAGAAATCATCCAGCGGATCGGCTACCAGGACGCGCCCAATTTTATTCGCAAATTCAAAAAAGAAACCGGACACACGCCGGGTCAATACCGCAAGCTGTTCTCCGACGCGGACGGCAGCCTGAAAGAAAAAGCGTAG
- a CDS encoding YjgB family protein: MNITTRARKTLIALSAASVVAIGSAGAAAQLPLPAASAEQAPTASDSAMALQKLASFYKPALRGEFPGSASGFTVGKTTRSEVIDAFGSPDVTRTSVAGFDSYTANMGNPGYAMSYTASGVLKEIRYFGTNVERQTNIGGMTTAMVKKTWYAPASTATIKNGTSIQTKLTYKRGEYKIEFIFNNSLELSHINLLKG, translated from the coding sequence ATGAACATCACTACCCGAGCACGCAAGACGCTGATCGCGTTATCCGCCGCAAGCGTTGTCGCGATCGGCTCCGCGGGAGCCGCCGCGCAGCTTCCACTGCCTGCCGCCTCGGCCGAGCAGGCACCGACCGCTTCGGACAGCGCGATGGCGCTGCAGAAGCTGGCTTCGTTCTACAAGCCGGCGCTCCGGGGCGAATTCCCGGGCAGCGCATCCGGCTTCACCGTCGGCAAAACGACGCGCAGCGAAGTCATCGACGCTTTCGGTTCGCCCGACGTGACCCGTACTTCCGTCGCCGGCTTCGACAGCTACACCGCCAATATGGGCAATCCGGGCTACGCCATGTCCTACACGGCGTCCGGCGTACTCAAAGAAATCCGGTATTTCGGCACCAACGTCGAACGCCAGACGAATATCGGCGGCATGACGACGGCCATGGTCAAAAAAACGTGGTACGCGCCGGCTTCGACCGCCACGATCAAAAACGGCACTTCGATCCAGACCAAGCTGACGTACAAACGCGGCGAGTACAAGATCGAATTCATTTTCAACAATTCGCTGGAGCTGTCGCATATTAACCTGCTCAAAGGTTGA
- a CDS encoding alpha-L-fucosidase yields the protein MTEAKIAEEAREPEPVVHEGVHNYSSEDEWVKPEDPLLLERLEWFKDQKLGLMMHWGPYSQLGVVESWALSDGDADWARDCIDWGVEGEELKREYFDLNRTFNPIRFQPELWADLAAEGGFKYLTFTTKHHDGFCMWDTHTTDYRITGPDTPFHRHKYADICKNLFDAFRSRGLAISAYFSKADWHTPDYWAPGMERGEKMWRGPSYDPAAYPWLWEKFVKFTHEQITELMTRYGRIDMLWLDAGWVNAGSGQDIRLGELVDEIRREHQPWLLSADRTVGGPYENLITPEQTLPERPLNVPWESCITMGTSFSFNYEDRYKSVRELVHLLVEIVAKGGNLALNVGPQPDGRLPAAAIQGMKGLGAWLAVNGEGIYGTRVCETYASADKKIRFTRKGSDVYAIRLYAEGDTVESELEIPAVGEFRGAELLGSEEELTLRQTNDGIVVELPESVRGGETPIALVIRLSEA from the coding sequence ATGACGGAAGCGAAAATCGCGGAAGAAGCACGGGAACCGGAACCGGTCGTGCATGAAGGCGTGCACAATTACAGCAGCGAAGACGAATGGGTGAAGCCGGAAGATCCGCTGCTGCTCGAACGCCTCGAATGGTTCAAAGACCAGAAGCTCGGCTTGATGATGCACTGGGGACCGTATTCGCAGCTCGGCGTGGTAGAGTCCTGGGCGCTGAGCGACGGAGACGCGGACTGGGCGAGAGACTGCATCGACTGGGGCGTCGAAGGCGAAGAATTGAAGCGGGAATATTTCGACCTGAACCGAACGTTCAATCCGATCCGGTTCCAGCCGGAGCTGTGGGCCGATCTGGCCGCGGAAGGCGGATTCAAATATTTGACCTTCACGACCAAACATCACGACGGCTTCTGCATGTGGGACACGCATACGACCGATTACCGCATTACCGGACCGGATACGCCGTTCCATCGGCACAAGTACGCGGACATCTGCAAGAACCTGTTCGACGCTTTCCGCTCGCGGGGACTTGCGATCTCGGCCTATTTCTCCAAAGCGGACTGGCATACGCCGGATTACTGGGCGCCGGGCATGGAGCGGGGCGAGAAAATGTGGCGCGGCCCGTCGTACGATCCTGCGGCGTATCCGTGGCTGTGGGAAAAGTTCGTTAAGTTCACGCACGAGCAGATTACCGAACTGATGACCCGGTACGGCCGGATCGACATGCTGTGGCTCGACGCCGGTTGGGTGAACGCGGGCAGCGGACAGGATATCCGGCTCGGCGAACTGGTCGACGAGATTCGCCGGGAACACCAGCCGTGGCTGCTGAGCGCCGACCGGACCGTGGGCGGGCCGTACGAGAACCTGATCACGCCGGAACAGACGCTGCCGGAACGGCCGCTAAACGTGCCGTGGGAGAGCTGTATCACGATGGGCACTTCTTTTTCCTTCAATTATGAAGACCGGTACAAAAGCGTGCGCGAGCTCGTGCACCTGCTCGTCGAGATCGTGGCCAAAGGCGGCAATCTGGCGCTCAACGTCGGCCCGCAGCCGGACGGCCGACTGCCGGCCGCGGCGATCCAAGGCATGAAAGGGCTCGGCGCCTGGCTTGCGGTCAACGGCGAGGGCATCTACGGCACGCGGGTGTGCGAAACTTACGCGTCGGCGGACAAGAAGATCCGGTTTACGCGCAAAGGAAGCGACGTGTACGCGATCCGGCTCTATGCCGAAGGAGACACGGTGGAAAGCGAACTGGAGATTCCGGCAGTCGGCGAGTTCCGGGGGGCCGAACTGCTGGGAAGCGAAGAGGAACTTACGCTGCGGCAGACGAACGATGGGATCGTCGTGGAGCTGCCGGAATCGGTCCGCGGAGGCGAGACGCCGATCGCGCTCGTCATCCGGTTAAGCGAGGCGTGA
- a CDS encoding nitroreductase family protein, whose translation MQDLTTLIRNRHSAIKFMPDTPISRQELSEIFEGVKLAPSAFNLQHTRYAAVTDEATVENIYQASGGQYKIKLASAVIAVFGDTQAHTHVADMNEGFLALGIIDRSEFDTTVRDVTEFYERRGETFQRDEAIRNASLSAMMFMLIAKDKGWDTCPMIGFDPDAVREAVGAPDNLTPVMLIAIGQEDTSKRRPRGYRKPVSEFVTFDRF comes from the coding sequence ATGCAGGATCTGACCACCCTTATCCGAAATCGCCATTCCGCCATCAAATTTATGCCCGATACGCCGATTTCCCGCCAGGAACTTTCCGAGATCTTCGAAGGAGTCAAGCTCGCGCCTTCGGCTTTTAACCTTCAGCATACCCGGTACGCCGCCGTGACCGACGAAGCGACTGTGGAAAACATATATCAGGCTTCCGGCGGCCAATACAAAATCAAGCTCGCCTCGGCCGTCATCGCCGTATTCGGCGACACGCAGGCGCATACCCATGTCGCCGATATGAATGAAGGCTTTCTGGCGCTCGGCATCATCGATCGTTCCGAGTTCGACACGACCGTCCGCGACGTGACCGAGTTCTACGAACGGCGCGGCGAGACTTTCCAACGCGACGAAGCGATCCGCAACGCCAGCTTGTCCGCCATGATGTTCATGCTGATCGCCAAAGACAAAGGCTGGGACACGTGCCCGATGATCGGCTTCGATCCCGATGCCGTACGCGAAGCCGTCGGCGCTCCGGACAATCTGACGCCCGTCATGCTAATCGCGATCGGCCAGGAAGACACTTCGAAACGCCGCCCGCGCGGCTACCGCAAGCCGGTATCGGAGTTCGTGACTTTCGACCGGTTCTGA
- a CDS encoding carbohydrate-binding family 9-like protein, giving the protein MNLGGMPEPAIPFAPRSYVCGRAPGKLELDGRLDKPFWANAPWTDSFVDIEGDAKPRPGKLTRAKMLWDDEYFYIGAQLEEDEIWATLTERESVIFYDNDFEIFIDPDGDSHQYYEFEINALNTVWDLMLVTPYRDGGPPVNGWDIRGLRTAVHIDGTLNDPAADNRSWSVEVAMPWSILRECAEGQKPPEAGQYWRVNFSRVQWQVDKDSGEYRKRINPDNDRPYPEDNWVWSPQGVVNMHYPEMWGFVRFAGKGEAEPEPFELPADETVKWKLRRLYYRQRNLYERSGSFASELALLLEDGDADGELSALDGAGLSIETTTHSFRMRLPSADDSGAYWIREDGKLWKE; this is encoded by the coding sequence ATGAATCTTGGCGGAATGCCGGAACCGGCGATCCCGTTTGCGCCGCGTTCGTACGTGTGCGGGCGGGCCCCGGGCAAGCTTGAATTGGACGGGCGGCTCGACAAGCCGTTCTGGGCGAATGCGCCGTGGACGGACAGCTTTGTCGATATCGAAGGCGATGCCAAGCCCCGGCCGGGCAAATTGACGCGGGCGAAGATGCTGTGGGACGACGAATATTTCTATATCGGGGCGCAGCTGGAAGAAGACGAGATCTGGGCGACGCTCACCGAGCGCGAATCGGTCATTTTTTACGATAACGATTTTGAAATTTTTATCGATCCCGACGGAGACAGCCACCAGTATTACGAATTCGAGATCAACGCGCTGAACACGGTCTGGGATCTCATGCTGGTCACCCCTTACCGGGACGGCGGGCCTCCGGTTAACGGCTGGGACATCCGCGGCCTGCGGACGGCGGTACATATCGACGGTACGCTGAACGATCCGGCCGCGGACAACCGGAGCTGGAGCGTGGAAGTCGCGATGCCGTGGAGCATTTTGCGCGAATGTGCCGAAGGGCAGAAGCCGCCGGAAGCCGGGCAGTACTGGCGCGTCAATTTTTCCCGCGTGCAGTGGCAGGTGGACAAAGACAGCGGCGAATACCGCAAGCGGATTAACCCGGATAACGATCGTCCTTATCCGGAAGACAACTGGGTCTGGTCGCCGCAGGGCGTCGTCAATATGCACTACCCGGAAATGTGGGGATTTGTACGCTTTGCCGGAAAAGGCGAGGCGGAACCTGAACCGTTCGAGCTGCCGGCGGACGAGACGGTCAAGTGGAAGCTGAGACGATTGTATTACCGCCAGCGCAATCTGTACGAGCGGTCGGGAAGTTTCGCGTCCGAGCTGGCTCTGCTGCTGGAAGACGGCGATGCAGACGGGGAACTGTCGGCTCTGGACGGAGCGGGACTGTCGATCGAGACGACGACGCATTCGTTCCGTATGCGTCTGCCGTCGGCGGACGACAGCGGGGCGTACTGGATACGCGAAGACGGCAAACTGTGGAAGGAGTGA